The region AGCCGTACGCGCTCGAACGCCCGGATGGGGAACTCATGCTGTATCACTTCGATCTGTATCGTTTTAGCGATCCGGCCGAATGGGCCGACGCGGGCTTTCGGGAATATTTCGACGCGGGCGCGATCTGCGTCGTCGAATGGCCGCAACAGGCGGGCGCACTGCTCGGCGTGCCGGATCTCGTGTTCTCGCTCGACGTGGACGGCGACGGCCGCACCCTCGCCGCGCGGGCGTACAGTGCCTCAGGAAACGCATGTCTCGAAAGATGTTGATCAAACCGTTCCGCTCGATCGAATCGGCGGCCACCGCGAGCCACAACTGGCGCCGCCGCCAGGTGCTGCGCGCGGGCGCATCCACGCTCGTGCTCGCGCTCGTCGGGCCGCGCCTCGCCCATGCCTCGTCGGTGCTCGGCGTGCGCGTGTGGCCCGCGCGCGATTACACGCGCGTGACGATCGAATCCGACCAGCCGCTGCAGAACACCCAGCAGCTGCTGCAGGGCCCGGACCGCCTCGTGGTCGACCTGACCGGCCTCGATCTCGACCAGGCGCTGCGCGACCTGGTGTCGAAGATCGCGCCGAACGATCCGCAGATCCAGTCGGTGCGGGTCGGCCAGTACCAGCCGCACGTGGTGCGGATGGTGTTCGACCTCAAGGGCAGCGTGAAGCCGCAGGTGTTCACGCTGCCGCCCGTCGGCACCTATCGCTACCGGCTGGTGTTCGACCTGTATCCGGCCGTCGCGCCGGATCCGCTGTCCGACCTGATCGCGCAGACGGAACGCAAGGAACAGCAGCTCAACGACACGCTGCGCGCGCAACAGGCGCAGCCGCCGACGGCCGCGCTCAACGGCCCGACCACGCCGCCCGCCGGCGCGGGCGACAACAGCGACGCGTTCTTCCAGCGCTTCGCGCAGAACACCCCGGCCCCCGCGCCCGCGCGCCCGGCCCCGCCCGCGGCCGCCGTCGCGCCGCCGCGCCCGGCCGTGAAGCCGCCGCCCGCGATCGCCCGCAAGGACGACGACAGCGACGACGGCGACGCCTACGCATTCACCGCGCCGAAATCCGGCAAGGGCGGCACGGTCCGCCTGCTGACGGTCGCGATCGATCCGGGCCACGGCGGCGAGGACCCCGGC is a window of Burkholderia sp. FERM BP-3421 DNA encoding:
- a CDS encoding N-acetylmuramoyl-L-alanine amidase: MSRKMLIKPFRSIESAATASHNWRRRQVLRAGASTLVLALVGPRLAHASSVLGVRVWPARDYTRVTIESDQPLQNTQQLLQGPDRLVVDLTGLDLDQALRDLVSKIAPNDPQIQSVRVGQYQPHVVRMVFDLKGSVKPQVFTLPPVGTYRYRLVFDLYPAVAPDPLSDLIAQTERKEQQLNDTLRAQQAQPPTAALNGPTTPPAGAGDNSDAFFQRFAQNTPAPAPARPAPPAAAVAPPRPAVKPPPAIARKDDDSDDGDAYAFTAPKSGKGGTVRLLTVAIDPGHGGEDPGAIGGAGTYEKHIALDIAKKLRAKIDGAPNMRAMMTRDADFFVPLNVRVQKARRVGADLFVSIHADAFTTPSARGSSVFALSDHGASSAAARWLANKENSSDLIGGINIKTQDVTVNRALFDMSTTAQIRDSMRYGSYVLKEVGGINKLHKGSVEQAGFAVLKAPDIPSILVETAFISNPDEERRLNDDSYRDQMADAIFRGIKRYFAANPPLAKSRMT